The proteins below come from a single Sorghum bicolor cultivar BTx623 chromosome 4, Sorghum_bicolor_NCBIv3, whole genome shotgun sequence genomic window:
- the LOC8070551 gene encoding photosynthetic NDH subunit of lumenal location 2, chloroplastic produces MATLARHLILCSSSPSQRRRRPPPLDATGGGTDRHQAPAPAPPQSTTRRLAVAASTALAATAALSARRPAPPPPAMAAEAAAVPAPTPGGTVPRWGTRSYVRERYFEPELTAEEAAARIRQTAEGMRTLRPMLETMSWKYVLFYVRLKSKYLGLDLTTAMAGVPAGRRADYVRVANELVDNMTEFDRFVRTPKVYESYLFYEKTLKSLDDVAEFLV; encoded by the exons ATGGCCACGCTCGCCAGGCACCTTATCCTATGCTCATCCTCCCCCTCACAACGCCGCCGGAGGCCACCGCCGCTCGACGCGACCGGAGGCGGCACGGACAGGCAtcaggcgccggcgccggcgccgccgcagtCCACGACGCGTCGGCTGGCGGTGGCGGCGTCGACGGCGCTGGCGGCCACGGCCGCGCTGTCGGCGCGCCGGCCCGCGCCGCCCCCGCCCGCGATGGCCGCGGAGGCGGCCGCGGTGCCCGCGCCGACGCCCGGCGGGACCGTGCCGCGGTGGGGCACCAGGTCGTACGTGCGGGAGCGGTACttcgagccggagctcaccgcgGAGGAGGCGGCCGCGCGCATCCGGCAGACCGCCGAGGGGATGCGCACGCTGCGGCCCATGCTGGAGACCATGTCGTGGAAGTACGTGCTCTTCTACGTGCGCCTCAAGTCCAAGTACCTCGGCCTCGACCTCACCACCGCCATGGCCGGCGTCCCCGCCGGCCGACGCGCTGACTACGTCCGTGTCGCTAACGAGCTCGTCGACAACATGACGGAG TTCGATCGCTTCGTGCGGACTCCCAAGGTCTACGAGTCCTACCTCTTCTACGAGAAGACGTTGAAGTCGCTGGATGACGTGGCAGAGTTCCTCGTTTGA
- the LOC8055401 gene encoding uncharacterized protein LOC8055401: MAPRGRLLDLERHDVLFFYGDDGAYDHHQSDRVSVATYGIVLWPVFLVAVLLLHLIAPFPHAAAVCGVLYVAYCFLLDRAAQASSWPSATAGMPPAACRTLSPDSTRGNAMWLP; the protein is encoded by the coding sequence ATGGCGCCTCGCGGCCGGCTCCTCGACCTGGAGAGGCACGACGTGCTCTTCTTCTACGGCGATGATGGCGCCTACGACCACCACCAGAGCGACCGCGTCAGCGTGGCCACCTACGGGATCGTCCTCTGGCCCGTCTTCCTCGTCGCCGTCCTGCTCCTCCACCTGATCGCCCCGTTCCCGCACGCCGCTGCCGTCTGCGGGGTGCTCTACGTCGCCTACTGCTTCCTCCTCGACCGCGCAGCGCAGGCGAGCTCGTGGCCTTCCGCCACCGCTGGCATGCCGCCGGCGGCATGCAGAACCCTCTCGCCCGACTCTACTCGGGGCAATGCAATGTGGCTCCCATGA
- the LOC110435001 gene encoding uncharacterized protein LOC110435001 has protein sequence MAPRSRLLDLERHDVLFFYGDGAYHHHHQSDRVSVATYGIVFWPVFLVAALLLKLIVPFPHAAAAAVCWALYVAYCFLLNRAAQASSSSSSAAVPPAEPSRPTTRGSVAGYMIEQRSQ, from the coding sequence ATGGCGCCTCGCAGCCGGCTCCTCGACCTGGAGAGGCACGACGTGCTCTTCTTCTACGGCGACGGCgcctaccaccaccaccaccagagcGACCGCGTCAGTGTGGCGACCTACGGGATCGTGTTCTGGCCCGTCTTCCTCGTGGCCgccctgctcctgaagctcatCGTCCCGTTCCCGCACGCCGCAGCCGCTGCCGTCTGCTGGGCGCTCTACGTCGCCTACTGCTTCCTCCTCAACCGCGCAGCGCAGGCGAGCAGCTCCAGCTCctccgccgccgtgccgccggcAGAGCCCTCTCGCCCCACTACTCGGGGCAGCGTGGCAGGCTATATGATCGAGCAGAGGTCGCAATGA